The following coding sequences lie in one Sedimentibacter sp. MB35-C1 genomic window:
- a CDS encoding Wzz/FepE/Etk N-terminal domain-containing protein, producing MNENQNNVQYYEDEIDLRELIMALWKRKKMIISLTLVVAILAGMFSMFVLSPVYETKLNIVISMPEKYDTRYGEYTLPITTNQEYVNLIKSNNVIINTIDKMGYSSEEASLDSLKKRITVTQNDAKTGSVNSFEVTVSADNPEESLKLAQILYSNYLDFIDVMTKERAVDYYYNSFNVEMKSLENSLERVKELLKSNEELLAQTPRLIGEGQANLEIQTQLNNDSNYVVPVDTVNPNYIKIENDIISNKQSINSIEASMNQYSRYMEELDVERAAIKKYYRTGEAETLESSVVGLVETYVYLPSPPVAPTQKTSPRNSLNVAIGIVLGGMLGVMVALFQEYWFKEDKK from the coding sequence ATGAACGAAAACCAGAATAATGTACAATATTATGAGGATGAGATAGATTTAAGAGAGCTTATAATGGCGTTGTGGAAAAGGAAAAAAATGATTATAAGCCTTACATTGGTAGTGGCAATATTGGCAGGGATGTTCAGCATGTTTGTTTTATCACCGGTGTATGAAACAAAGTTGAATATAGTTATAAGCATGCCGGAGAAATATGATACAAGATATGGAGAGTATACACTGCCTATAACAACGAATCAGGAGTACGTAAACCTTATAAAAAGTAACAATGTAATAATAAATACCATTGATAAGATGGGGTACAGTTCAGAGGAAGCAAGTTTAGATAGCTTGAAAAAAAGAATCACCGTTACTCAAAATGATGCGAAGACAGGAAGTGTAAACAGCTTTGAAGTGACTGTATCGGCGGATAATCCGGAGGAATCGCTGAAGCTGGCTCAGATATTGTACAGCAATTACTTGGATTTCATAGACGTAATGACAAAGGAAAGAGCAGTTGATTATTATTACAACAGCTTTAATGTTGAGATGAAGTCTCTTGAAAATTCACTGGAAAGAGTTAAGGAACTTTTAAAAAGCAACGAGGAGTTATTGGCTCAGACTCCAAGGCTAATTGGTGAGGGACAGGCTAATCTTGAAATACAGACACAGTTAAATAACGATAGCAATTATGTTGTTCCGGTGGATACGGTTAATCCTAATTACATTAAGATAGAAAATGATATTATTTCAAATAAACAATCTATAAATAGTATTGAAGCTTCAATGAATCAATACAGCAGGTATATGGAAGAGCTGGATGTGGAAAGAGCGGCTATAAAAAAGTATTACAGAACGGGTGAAGCCGAAACGCTGGAATCCAGCGTTGTGGGATTGGTTGAAACGTATGTGTATCTTCCTTCTCCGCCGGTTGCTCCAACGCAGAAAACAAGCCCGAGAAACTCTCTTAATGTTGCTATAGGAATTGTGCTTGGCGGAATGCTGGGTGTTATGGTTGCATTGTTTCAAGAATACTGGTTTAAAGAGGATAAAAAATAA